The following proteins are co-located in the Rippkaea orientalis PCC 8801 genome:
- a CDS encoding tetratricopeptide repeat protein, translating into MKSNALDCCDSRSPEPPSKAATPNCWYQLTFGFQTGHESLSTEQLRTCIKEKADQADYRCAIALLDQLILRDPESAIDYNNRGLMYFKQGDYDQAINDFDQAIALNPYLDKAYNNRANCQAELGYLLSALGDYETALDLNPYNQRAWINKGMTLRELGKYDLALETFDFALILQNTLQGRIYGERGYTYYLRGDWNCAIADYYRALSALPEGDRHRYKIQEWLSDLLNSTSV; encoded by the coding sequence ATGAAAAGTAATGCCCTTGACTGTTGTGATTCGAGGAGTCCTGAACCTCCCTCGAAAGCAGCTACCCCTAACTGTTGGTACCAACTAACATTTGGGTTTCAAACTGGCCATGAATCTCTTTCCACTGAACAACTACGCACTTGTATCAAGGAAAAGGCGGATCAAGCTGATTATCGCTGTGCGATCGCCCTACTCGATCAACTGATTTTGCGAGACCCCGAAAGTGCGATCGATTATAATAATCGGGGATTGATGTATTTTAAACAAGGGGACTATGATCAAGCAATCAACGATTTTGATCAAGCGATCGCCCTTAATCCTTATTTAGATAAAGCTTATAATAATCGGGCTAACTGTCAGGCTGAGTTAGGATATTTACTCTCAGCCCTAGGAGATTATGAAACTGCCCTAGATTTAAACCCCTATAACCAACGCGCCTGGATTAACAAGGGTATGACGTTACGCGAATTGGGAAAGTATGATCTAGCCCTAGAAACCTTTGATTTTGCCCTAATTCTTCAGAACACCCTACAAGGCAGAATTTATGGGGAACGAGGTTATACTTATTATCTGAGGGGCGATTGGAACTGTGCGATCGCAGATTATTATCGCGCTTTGTCTGCGTTACCAGAGGGCGATCGCCATCGATATAAAATCCAAGAATGGTTATCTGATTTGCTCAATTCAACTTCAGTTTAA
- a CDS encoding GAF domain-containing sensor histidine kinase, producing MMQVKAVDLRVNGGMSNLTNRLFCRLNGVAPAIREQQRVTTLKKLGLLEAETIPVFDEATQTAASFLETPICILGLMVQNNLWLKAAVGLSRLGLMNQLAASRRIPRQEAFSTYVVDSEQPVIINDTLAESPFCQSLLVQHYGIRAFLGSPLITAEGQCIGSIAVMDLVPRQFTPRDVEFLTLTARWCLGEFERDYLLKHPSLPPEESLSFTENSANYKGNLPQNSSDEVILTKTINSIKLKFLRQLVEELQAPLTSVIGMSSVLRSEVFGSLSPKQKEYVDIIHTSGQQMSSLVHESLKLGVANDNTPQLELSPVNIELLAQQVFNSLADLAKQKRQTLRLSVEPGERIWLLDKEKVRESLYYLVISLLQSSEAGGEIRLHISRRSQTLNIALWLAHPWLGDGLPQVNLCASSSPNSLGNLPDAPSVLPQILPFEANLDDYVLTASSLETMINSQVKLNMTHNHSQDLLGLLLGCYLIESQGGQVMVQGSSDSGYRYVLMLPKISAKDKSAF from the coding sequence ATGATGCAAGTCAAAGCAGTAGATTTAAGGGTTAATGGCGGTATGTCAAATCTAACTAATCGTCTTTTTTGTCGCTTAAATGGCGTAGCACCTGCCATAAGAGAGCAACAGCGAGTCACAACGTTAAAAAAGTTAGGATTATTAGAAGCCGAGACTATTCCTGTCTTTGACGAAGCTACTCAAACGGCTGCGAGCTTTCTGGAAACGCCTATCTGTATCCTAGGACTGATGGTCCAAAATAATCTATGGCTCAAGGCTGCTGTTGGCTTATCCCGATTAGGCTTAATGAATCAATTAGCCGCGTCTCGACGTATTCCCCGTCAAGAAGCCTTTAGTACCTATGTGGTTGACAGTGAACAACCTGTGATCATTAACGATACCTTAGCAGAATCGCCGTTTTGCCAGAGTCTGTTAGTACAACATTATGGGATTCGGGCGTTTTTAGGCTCACCTTTGATTACGGCTGAGGGACAATGTATTGGCTCAATTGCGGTAATGGATTTGGTTCCCCGTCAGTTTACCCCTAGAGACGTAGAATTTTTAACCCTGACAGCCCGGTGGTGTTTGGGGGAATTTGAACGGGATTATCTCCTCAAACATCCCTCCCTTCCCCCAGAGGAATCCCTCAGTTTTACAGAAAATTCTGCTAATTACAAGGGTAATTTGCCACAAAATAGCTCTGATGAGGTAATCTTAACCAAAACTATCAATAGTATTAAACTGAAGTTTCTCAGGCAATTAGTAGAAGAATTGCAAGCTCCCTTAACCTCAGTTATCGGAATGTCGAGTGTTTTGCGTTCAGAAGTCTTCGGATCGTTGAGTCCTAAACAAAAGGAATATGTAGACATTATTCACACCAGTGGACAACAAATGAGTTCACTGGTTCACGAAAGTCTTAAGTTAGGGGTGGCTAATGATAATACACCTCAATTGGAACTGAGTCCGGTTAATATAGAACTGTTAGCTCAGCAAGTCTTTAACAGTCTCGCAGATCTGGCCAAACAAAAACGACAGACCCTGCGGTTATCAGTTGAACCAGGGGAAAGAATTTGGCTCTTAGACAAGGAAAAAGTCAGAGAATCCTTATATTATTTAGTGATTAGTCTCTTACAATCCTCTGAAGCGGGGGGAGAAATTCGTCTTCATATCTCCCGTCGGAGTCAAACCCTAAATATCGCTTTATGGCTTGCCCATCCCTGGTTAGGGGATGGTTTACCTCAAGTCAATCTCTGTGCTTCTTCGAGTCCTAACAGCTTAGGAAATTTGCCCGATGCTCCATCAGTATTGCCGCAAATATTGCCCTTTGAAGCCAATTTAGATGACTATGTTTTAACCGCTTCCTCTTTAGAAACGATGATTAATAGCCAAGTTAAGCTTAATATGACTCATAATCATTCACAAGATTTATTAGGATTATTGCTTGGGTGTTATCTTATTGAAAGTCAGGGAGGTCAAGTGATGGTTCAGGGATCTTCTGATTCTGGTTATCGTTATGTTTTAATGTTGCCCAAAATTTCCGCTAAAGACAAGTCTGCCTTTTAA